The following are encoded in a window of Mycobacteroides chelonae CCUG 47445 genomic DNA:
- a CDS encoding PPE family protein has product MSAPIWMAAPPEVHSALLSSGPGPGALLAAAAQWQALSAQYATAATELTQLLAATNAGPWQGPSATQYVASHAPYLAWLTQQSTLSASNAVLQETAAAAYMTALAAMPTLAELAANHMIHGVLLATNFLGINTIPIALNEADYIRMWVQAATTMGVYQGVSSTALAATAPTEPTPMIMAPGGEMSRMSADMTSMAAQPQALESGTALDNSNNMIDQLMRFMTNPLGTLQDMIEDFMKNPIAAFFAWFPLLFFIAYEAFFIPFGFTFWGIVLSAPAWLPIVLGLALSALVPPAGIEEPGHEDEPGREPARIERRNPQQDLQLAQVPSGQSMPGGSSSAPTTSSAPASTSPAPAAATPAYMVYAVQEDPPAARFGPTLNEGAGAKAPAAGISAAAAAAASARSRARRKRAARIKDPAPQFMDMNSTVDPDFSEPAARQPAGVGASSRGTGQLGFSGTVSRSTASTSAAGLIEREIASESMDGTRTMPMLPTTWGAEPDGPSEGGSSS; this is encoded by the coding sequence TTGTCTGCCCCCATCTGGATGGCTGCACCTCCCGAGGTCCACTCCGCTCTGTTGTCCAGCGGTCCCGGTCCCGGTGCCTTGCTGGCTGCGGCCGCGCAATGGCAGGCGCTGTCCGCGCAGTATGCCACTGCCGCAACGGAGTTGACACAGCTGCTCGCTGCCACCAACGCCGGGCCCTGGCAGGGGCCCAGCGCCACCCAGTATGTGGCCAGTCATGCACCGTATCTGGCCTGGCTGACCCAGCAGAGCACGCTGAGCGCCTCCAATGCGGTGTTGCAGGAGACGGCCGCCGCCGCCTACATGACGGCGCTGGCCGCGATGCCGACGCTGGCCGAGCTGGCGGCCAACCACATGATTCACGGAGTGCTGCTGGCCACCAATTTCCTGGGTATCAACACCATTCCGATCGCTCTCAATGAGGCCGACTACATCCGGATGTGGGTCCAAGCCGCCACCACCATGGGCGTCTACCAAGGGGTCTCGTCCACCGCGCTGGCTGCTACGGCTCCGACAGAGCCCACGCCGATGATCATGGCTCCCGGTGGGGAAATGTCGCGAATGTCCGCCGATATGACCTCGATGGCGGCACAACCGCAAGCCCTCGAATCCGGTACCGCGCTGGATAACAGCAACAACATGATCGACCAGCTCATGCGGTTCATGACAAACCCGCTCGGCACGCTCCAGGACATGATCGAAGACTTCATGAAGAACCCGATCGCTGCGTTCTTCGCGTGGTTCCCACTGCTGTTCTTCATCGCGTACGAGGCGTTCTTCATCCCCTTCGGTTTCACCTTCTGGGGCATTGTGCTTTCGGCGCCGGCTTGGCTGCCGATTGTGCTCGGGCTCGCGCTTTCGGCCCTGGTTCCACCGGCCGGTATTGAAGAGCCCGGACATGAGGATGAGCCCGGCCGCGAGCCGGCACGGATCGAGCGCCGCAACCCCCAGCAGGATCTACAGCTGGCGCAGGTGCCGTCGGGGCAGTCGATGCCAGGCGGTTCATCCTCCGCCCCAACGACTTCCAGTGCGCCCGCGTCCACATCACCGGCCCCGGCGGCCGCCACTCCTGCCTACATGGTGTATGCGGTGCAGGAGGATCCACCGGCGGCGCGCTTTGGGCCGACGTTGAATGAAGGTGCGGGTGCCAAGGCGCCGGCGGCGGGGATCTCTGCGGCGGCCGCAGCGGCCGCGTCGGCGCGTTCACGCGCCCGCCGCAAGCGCGCGGCCCGGATCAAAGATCCGGCCCCACAGTTCATGGACATGAATTCCACAGTGGACCCGGACTTTTCGGAACCGGCAGCGCGCCAGCCCGCGGGCGTGGGGGCATCTTCCCGCGGCACGGGCCAGCTCGGCTTCTCCGGGACGGTGTCCAGGAGTACAGCGAGCACCAGCGCGGCCGGCCTGATCGAACGCGAGATCGCCTCAGAGAGCATGGACGGCACGCGCACGATGCCCATGCTCCCCACCACGTGGGGAGCCGAACCTGACGGACCCTCCGAAGGGGGGTCCAGCAGCTGA
- a CDS encoding type VII secretion protein EsxS encodes MSLLDAHIPALVAAEGTFGAKTALMRSTISQAESAAMSAQAFHVGESSVAFQAAHARFVEVAAKVNALLDIAQINLGDAAATYVAEDAAAASRYVGV; translated from the coding sequence ATGAGTTTGCTTGATGCGCACATTCCGGCCCTGGTGGCTGCGGAGGGCACGTTTGGTGCTAAGACCGCGTTGATGCGTTCGACGATTTCGCAGGCGGAGTCGGCCGCGATGTCGGCCCAGGCGTTCCATGTCGGAGAGTCCTCGGTGGCGTTCCAGGCCGCACATGCCCGGTTCGTGGAGGTCGCCGCCAAGGTCAACGCTCTGCTCGATATCGCGCAGATCAACCTGGGTGATGCCGCCGCGACCTATGTGGCCGAGGATGCCGCCGCCGCCAGCCGTTACGTCGGTGTTTAA
- a CDS encoding WXG100 family type VII secretion target, giving the protein MSQITFNYPAMLAHAGEMNTYSGVLTALGADLAAQQASLQAAWHGDTSMSQAAWQAQWNTAMEELIRAYRAMGSTHETNTLSMNARDMAEGAKWGA; this is encoded by the coding sequence ATGTCGCAGATTACTTTCAACTACCCCGCGATGCTGGCCCACGCCGGCGAGATGAACACCTACTCCGGTGTGCTGACCGCCCTGGGTGCCGACCTGGCCGCCCAGCAGGCTTCCCTGCAGGCAGCCTGGCACGGTGATACCTCGATGAGCCAGGCCGCTTGGCAGGCCCAGTGGAACACCGCGATGGAAGAACTCATCCGCGCCTACCGCGCCATGGGTTCCACCCACGAAACCAACACCTTATCGATGAACGCCCGCGACATGGCCGAAGGAGCCAAATGGGGCGCATAA
- a CDS encoding AurF N-oxygenase family protein, with product MSVEVTNERGQARRRADVDPQLAAERRLKASAEKSYDPEIDIDWDAPIDPDRPWVSEQRVSLDGTGLWEKLTREQQIEFGRQQFGSILILGIWFETALAVFLYRDLMVSPVTDSRSRYLLTEIGEETRHSAMFARLVEKMGEHSSAVEFRLPRFARAAVPFFSSLVPVGPAMYTAVLMAEEILDRLQREGMNDSTLQPHVRTAMRIHVIEEARHVAFAKEEIVRGYRQGGPLDRFLARMAAAGAALAFPALALSNPRSYRAVGINPVQGVLAGFFGRRYRENAQFLYGPISRFFYDVGIIKGFPAVLLWRLSRALPDDVSAAIKRDRRLRRRPAPLSLVRPASIAEER from the coding sequence ATGAGTGTCGAAGTAACCAACGAACGAGGCCAGGCCCGCAGGCGCGCGGACGTTGACCCGCAGTTAGCGGCAGAACGCCGACTGAAAGCCTCGGCTGAGAAGAGTTACGACCCCGAGATCGACATCGATTGGGATGCACCGATTGACCCTGACCGGCCGTGGGTGAGCGAGCAACGGGTCAGCCTGGATGGTACGGGGCTATGGGAGAAGCTGACTCGGGAGCAACAGATCGAATTCGGCAGACAACAGTTTGGCTCGATCCTCATCCTCGGTATCTGGTTCGAGACGGCGTTGGCGGTGTTTCTCTATCGCGATCTCATGGTAAGTCCGGTGACCGATAGCCGGAGCAGATATCTGCTCACTGAAATTGGTGAAGAAACAAGACATTCCGCCATGTTCGCCCGTCTGGTCGAGAAGATGGGCGAACACTCATCCGCCGTGGAATTCCGGTTGCCGCGGTTCGCACGCGCGGCGGTTCCATTCTTCAGTTCCCTGGTGCCGGTGGGCCCTGCGATGTACACCGCGGTCTTGATGGCGGAGGAGATCTTGGATCGCCTCCAGCGGGAAGGAATGAACGACTCCACTCTGCAACCGCATGTGCGTACCGCGATGCGCATACACGTGATCGAGGAAGCACGTCATGTCGCCTTCGCAAAGGAGGAGATTGTGCGCGGCTACCGACAAGGGGGTCCTCTTGACCGTTTCCTGGCGCGGATGGCGGCGGCCGGAGCGGCGTTGGCCTTTCCGGCGCTGGCGCTGAGTAATCCGCGGAGCTACCGGGCGGTTGGAATCAATCCGGTCCAGGGCGTGCTGGCAGGCTTCTTCGGTCGGCGGTACCGCGAAAACGCGCAGTTTCTATACGGACCAATTTCGAGGTTCTTCTACGACGTCGGGATCATCAAAGGCTTTCCCGCCGTCCTACTTTGGCGGCTGTCTCGCGCCCTACCGGACGACGTGTCAGCCGCGATCAAGCGCGACCGTCGGTTACGGCGCAGGCCAGCGCCGCTATCGCTGGTACGCCCGGCATCCATCGCTGAGGAACGATGA
- a CDS encoding nitroreductase/quinone reductase family protein, with translation MSRARTPDWVLGAGAWAMETAHKLLLAVTGGRLGQRFGRNQTVELHIAGRRTGRRISTLLTSPVYAPERMVLVASKGGSSDHPDWYKNLTANPILDITAEGVTRTYQAHTASAEEKAELWPGIIRSFPGYEGYQRNTDRVIPVVICEVVPVGL, from the coding sequence ATGAGCCGGGCGCGTACACCCGATTGGGTACTGGGAGCGGGAGCCTGGGCGATGGAGACCGCCCACAAGCTGCTTCTGGCGGTAACGGGTGGACGCCTAGGGCAACGATTCGGGCGAAATCAGACCGTCGAGCTACACATCGCCGGACGTAGAACGGGCCGCCGCATCTCGACGCTGTTGACGTCACCTGTCTACGCGCCCGAGCGCATGGTGCTGGTGGCCTCAAAGGGCGGATCGTCGGATCACCCCGACTGGTACAAGAACCTGACGGCCAACCCGATTCTCGATATCACGGCGGAGGGGGTCACCCGAACGTATCAAGCACACACCGCCTCCGCGGAGGAGAAGGCGGAGCTGTGGCCGGGGATCATCAGGTCGTTTCCCGGCTACGAGGGATACCAGCGAAACACCGACAGAGTCATCCCGGTGGTGATCTGCGAGGTCGTGCCCGTCGGACTCTAA